From Candidatus Polarisedimenticolia bacterium:
CCATCGTGATCGCCGAGGTCAGCGTCGTCTTCCCGTGGTCCACGTGGCCAATCGTTCCCACGTTCACGTGCGGCTTTGAGCGATCGAATTTCTCCTTGGACATCTCCCTACACCCTCCCTCGCCATGTGGCCCGGGGGACCGGATTGCAGATGGAGCCCACGACCGGGATTGAACCGGTGACCCCGTCCTTACCAAGGACGTGCTCTACCACTGAGCCACGTGGGCGAAAGCTGAATGCCGGAGCCGGGCGCCCGCGCGCCGGTCCGGCAGGAGTTTCACGCGGATCCTGCGGCGCCGGAAGAATGGAGCGGGAAACGGGATTCGAACCCGCGACCCTCAGCTTGGAAGGCTGACGCTCTAGCCACTGAGCTACTCCCGCTCGCCTCAATCCTGCCTTGCCCCACCCGCCGCGCCTCGCGGCGCGAGGGTGGTGGGGAGAGGAGGATTCGAACCTCCGAAGCACTACGGCGGCAGATTTACAGTCTGCTCCCTTTGACCGCTCGGGAATCTCCCCAGATTTTCCGCCCGGAGGTGCTCGGGGCCGGGCTTTTTGCGCGGAGCTGGCGAAGGGATTCGAACCCCCGACCCGCTGATTACAAATCAGCTGCTCTACCGGCTGAGCTACGCCAGCTTGTGCGAACCCGTAATGCTAGCAAAGCGAACACTTAAGATGCAAGAGGTTTTTTTCACAAAAGGCCTATCCGGGTCCCCGCTCCCCTCGCTGTCGGACCACCTCGAACAGGGCGATGCCGGCCGCCACCGAGACATTCAGGGAATCGACCCCCGCCGCCAGCGGAATGCTCACCAGGACGTCGCAATGCTCCCGGACCAGGCGCCTCATTCCCTTTTCTTCTCCACCCAGGACCAGGGCGAGGGGCAGCGAGTAATCGAAATGAGTCCAGGGGGTCGCCGCGCTGGAATCGAGGCCGACCACCCAGATGCCGCGCTCTTTCAGCTTTTCCATGAGGGTCACCAGATTCCCGGCGATCGCCAGCTTCACCTTGTCGGCGTGGCCGGAGGAGGCCTTGGTCACCCCGGGACCCGTATGGGCCGACCCGTGCTCCGGGATGAATACGCCATCGACGCGTGCGGCGGCGGCGGATCTCAAGACGGCGCCGAGGTTTCTGGGATCTTCGACCTGGTCCAGCACCAGGAAGAAGGGGCGGCTCCCGGTGGAGGCCAGGACCTCCTCGACGCCCATCGGACCGCTGCCGACCACCCGGGCAACGACCCCCTGGTGCACTCCCCCATTGGAAAGCCGGTCCAGCTCCTCCCGGGGGTTTCTCGATACCGGGACGCCGCGGCTGGTCGCCAGGGCCAGCAGGGCGCGAACTTTCCTGTCCTGCCGTCCCGACGTGACGAAGATCTGCTCCACCTGGCGCCGACCCGACTTCAGGGTCTCCAGGACGGGGTGCACCCCGTAAAGGATTTCGGCGCGTGCTGCCTTCATAGTGCCTCTCCCGCCAGATTGGCGATGGAAGTCGCCCTGTCGAAGCAACCCGGCACCGGGCTGGGGAACTCCAGCCTGGAGGCCTCCTCGATCAGGGGGACAAGCTTGACGAGCTCGGGCCCGGACACCCTCGCGGTGAGGGCGACGCGGATCGGATGATAGAGGTCCCGCCCTTTCGTTCCCGTGCGTTTTCCAGTCTCCTGGGCCGCTTGCTTGTAGGTTTGCGCGTCCAGGGGCGAGTCCGACGGGACGAGGGACGCGAAGGTCCGGATTACCTCCCGGCAGCGCGGGTCCCCCAGGTCTTTGCGCACTTCCGGATCGGACAGGGAGTTTTCGGGATTGAAGCGAAGGAGAATGTCCATCGCGTCGCTGTCGCGAATCTGCGAGAGGCTGGAGACGGAAGGCTTGAGCAGATCGAGCAGCGAGATGAGCCAGGCGCGGTGGCCCGGCGAAACGGGTGATTTCAGCTCTCCTCCCGCTTCGAGAATGGGAATCGCCAGATCCACCAGCCGGTTGATCTCCGCCCGGCGCAGGTGCTGGTTCGCCACCCAATCGAGCTTGACCGGATCCAGCACCCCGGCCGCGCGGCCCACCCGCTCGAGATCGAATTCCGCCACCAACTCCTCCGGTGAAAGAATCTCCTTGCCGGTGGGCGAGGACCACCCCAGCAGTGCCAGGTAGTTCAGGATGGCTTCGGGGAGGTAGCCCTTTTCCTGGTATTGCCACAGGGAAGTGTCTCCGTGCCGCTTGCTGAGCGGCGCATGGTCAGGACCCAGGACGAGCGGCAGGTGGGCGAACCGTGGCGGCGCTGCGCCGAGGGCGCGGTACAGAAGAAGCTGCCTCGGGGTGTTGGTGATGTGGTCCTCGCCGCGAATCACGTGCGTGATCTCCATCTCGACGTCGTCCACCACGACCGCGAAGTTGTAGGTCGGCCATCCGTCGCCGCGCAGGATGACGGGATCCCCGATCTGGCGGGAGTCGAAGGCAATCGGCCCCCGGATCAGATCCTCGAACTCGACCGTCCCTTCGAGAATGCGAAAACGCGCGGCAGGCCGCTCCCCCGCGAACATCCGACGGGAGACCTCCTCCGCCGGCAGCTCGCGGCAGCGTCCCGGATACCTGGGCGGCCGTCCTTCCTTCAGGTCCCTCCCGCGGTCGGCCTCCCGCTGCTCCGGAGTGCAGAAGCAGTAGTAGACCTCCCCTTTTTCGAGCAGCCGGCGGAAGGCGGCCTCGTACCGGTCGCGCCGCTCCGACTGGCGGTAAGGGCCCGAATCGCCCGAGTCGACCCCTTCATCCCAATCCAGCCCGAGCCATCGCAGCTCGGCGAGGATGCCGGCCTCGAACTCCCGGGTGGAGCGCTCCTGGTCGGTGTCCTCGATGCGCAGGATGAACCGGCCTCCCGCGCGCCGCGTGAACAGCCAGTTGAACACCGCGGTGCGGGCGTTGCCCACGTGCAGCCTGCCCGTCGGCGAGGGAGCGAAGCGGGTGCGCACCGTCACCGGACGGGCTTCTCCTCGCGTGCCAGCAGCACCACCGCCTGGGCCGCCATCCCTTCCCGTCTCCCCGCGAAGCCGATCCCCTCCCCGCGCTTTCCCTTCACTCCAATGCGCTCCTCGGAGCAGTGCAGCGCCCGGGCGAGGTTCGTCCGGATCGCCGGCAGGTGCGGCACCAGCCGGGGCTCCTCCGCCACGAGCACCAGATCCAGATTGACCAACCGGTATCCGGCGCCTCGGACCCGGGAGGCCGCTTCCTCGAGAAGCCGGAGGCTGGAGGCTGATTTCCACTCCGGATCGGTATCGGGAAAAAGCTGGCCGATGTCGGGCAGGCCGGCCGCCCCGAGCAGAGCGTCGGTGGCGGCGTGACAGATCAGATCGCCGTCTGAATGAGCCGCCGGTCCGAAGGGATGAGGCACCTTCACTCCGCCGAGAATCAACTCCCGGCCCGACACGAGAGCATGGATGTCGTAGCCAATGCCGACTCTTAGACCGTCGGACGCGGGCCCCTCGTCGAGCAGGCGCCGCGCCCTCGCCAGGTCCTCCGGCGTGGTGATCTTGATGTTGGCGGCGCTTCCCTCGACGCGGGTCACCTTCTGGCCCGACTTCTCGACGAGCTCCGCCTCGTCGGTCCCCTCGAACCCCGACTCGAGCGCCCACCGGAGGGCGCGCTCCAGAACCTCTTTGCGGAATCCCTGCGGCGTCTGCGCCAGAGCGAACTCCTCGCGTCGCACCGTTCCCAGGCTGGCGCCTTCCGAGTCGACGCGCCGCAAGGTCTCGCTGACCGGCACCAGGGGCACCGCCGCGCCGCTGCGCCGGGCTTCTTCCAGGACGCGCCGGATCAAGGGCTCGTCCACGAACGGCCTGGCTCCATCGTGCACCAGGACGATCGGGAAATTGCCCGCCGCGGCGAGTCCCGCGGCGGAGGATTGCTGTCGTGTGTCGCCCCCCTGCACATAATCGACGGGAGCCCCTGCGGGCAAGTGGTCGCTCAGGCGCCGTCGGGCGTCCTCGGGGTTCGGCACCACCAGGACGAGCCTCGCGATCGCCTCGCAGTGC
This genomic window contains:
- the rlmB gene encoding 23S rRNA (guanosine(2251)-2'-O)-methyltransferase RlmB, which encodes MKAARAEILYGVHPVLETLKSGRRQVEQIFVTSGRQDRKVRALLALATSRGVPVSRNPREELDRLSNGGVHQGVVARVVGSGPMGVEEVLASTGSRPFFLVLDQVEDPRNLGAVLRSAAAARVDGVFIPEHGSAHTGPGVTKASSGHADKVKLAIAGNLVTLMEKLKERGIWVVGLDSSAATPWTHFDYSLPLALVLGGEEKGMRRLVREHCDVLVSIPLAAGVDSLNVSVAAGIALFEVVRQRGERGPG
- the gltX gene encoding glutamate--tRNA ligase; protein product: MTVRTRFAPSPTGRLHVGNARTAVFNWLFTRRAGGRFILRIEDTDQERSTREFEAGILAELRWLGLDWDEGVDSGDSGPYRQSERRDRYEAAFRRLLEKGEVYYCFCTPEQREADRGRDLKEGRPPRYPGRCRELPAEEVSRRMFAGERPAARFRILEGTVEFEDLIRGPIAFDSRQIGDPVILRGDGWPTYNFAVVVDDVEMEITHVIRGEDHITNTPRQLLLYRALGAAPPRFAHLPLVLGPDHAPLSKRHGDTSLWQYQEKGYLPEAILNYLALLGWSSPTGKEILSPEELVAEFDLERVGRAAGVLDPVKLDWVANQHLRRAEINRLVDLAIPILEAGGELKSPVSPGHRAWLISLLDLLKPSVSSLSQIRDSDAMDILLRFNPENSLSDPEVRKDLGDPRCREVIRTFASLVPSDSPLDAQTYKQAAQETGKRTGTKGRDLYHPIRVALTARVSGPELVKLVPLIEEASRLEFPSPVPGCFDRATSIANLAGEAL
- the ispD gene encoding 2-C-methyl-D-erythritol 4-phosphate cytidylyltransferase, with product MDSSPLAGRQPPDCAAILVAAGRGVRAGAGEPKQFRSLGGVPLLARTVLPFVHCEAIARLVLVVPNPEDARRRLSDHLPAGAPVDYVQGGDTRQQSSAAGLAAAGNFPIVLVHDGARPFVDEPLIRRVLEEARRSGAAVPLVPVSETLRRVDSEGASLGTVRREEFALAQTPQGFRKEVLERALRWALESGFEGTDEAELVEKSGQKVTRVEGSAANIKITTPEDLARARRLLDEGPASDGLRVGIGYDIHALVSGRELILGGVKVPHPFGPAAHSDGDLICHAATDALLGAAGLPDIGQLFPDTDPEWKSASSLRLLEEAASRVRGAGYRLVNLDLVLVAEEPRLVPHLPAIRTNLARALHCSEERIGVKGKRGEGIGFAGRREGMAAQAVVLLAREEKPVR